A window of Arcobacter acticola genomic DNA:
TTCCTGTAACTCTACCTAAGATATTATTGTCTTCATCAAAATCTTTCATACCTTTCCCCGGCTCTAATGTTGTAACTGAAGCTTTTCCAATAATATGTCTATATTTGTTTCCCTCGCTATCTTTTAGTCTTACACTCCATACGTTATGAGCGACAAGTGGTTCGTCGTTTTTAGTGCCAATATAAAGCATTATATGACCTTTTAAATATACTAATGTAGAAAAAGGTACACCATTTTCTTTTATAAACTTTTTCTTTTCATCAATACTTAATTTTGATACATCAAGAAGTTTACCATTTGTAGTTTGTGCTTTTGAATTTCTATGTAAAAATTTTCCAAAAGGTGCAAAATAATCTTGTGTGAAACTTGAGCAATCTCTATTGTTTAATAATCCACCCCAACCATAAGCTTCATCTAAAAGTTGAGTCATGATTTTTATTCTATTTTCACTATTAAACGCTAAGGGCATAGCTTCTACTTCATCTTCTTGTAAATCTATATATGAAATTAAAGCATTTTGATTTCCATCATTTTTTGCTATAATAAATTTATTTCCATTTCTTGGAAATATTGTTGCAACTTTTACATATTCTCTAAAAATAGGGTCATAAATTGGAAATTTTTCTTTTATTGAAATATAATAGTTAGATGTTTTAAATTGACTTATAAAATCTTCACTAACAAATGCTAAATTCCCTATTTCAATCCAACCTCCAACTGTGCTTGATTCAATATATGCCCAAGCTCTATCTTTTGAAAGATGTGAAACCATAATAGGTGTATTTAATTTAATCAAAGAGTTTTGATTATAATCAAAAGGGAATCCCTCTCCTGGTTTTGTTGGGTCATAAAACATAACTGAATTTGTAGGTAGTACTCTAACATTTGTATTTTTAAGTGTAATCGCTTTTTTTACAAGTGTATTATATTCATCGAAATTTGAGTTATCAATTTGCTTATCAAACCACTCAGAAGTAGCTAATTTATGATTTTCTAAGTAAACTTTTCTATTTTTATAAGATTGACCCCACATGGCTTCTATTTTAGGATAAGAAACTTTTTTTGCATTCCAAGGAATAAAAAACTTTTCAAAGAAATCTTTTGAAGCTTCATTTTGGTTTATAAAATTATCATTTGCAGTTTGTGAAAGTTCCACAATATCACTTGCTTTTGGTTGTTCTATTCTTGTTGGTTCTTTTACAGAACAAGCAGTAAATAAAATAGTTGATAAACAAATAAGAGATAGTTGTTTAAATATTTTTTTCATTTTTCCCCTTTTATTAAATTAATAAATTTTTTGTGATTGTATCATCTTTTTATTTTGTCTAAAATTATTATATTCTTAATTTAGTAATTTATAGATATAGTAAATAAAAATTTAGGAAAAAACGTGTATAAACTTTCTATTAATAAAGAGTTGTTTTCTGATATTTTATTAAAAAAAATCAATATTTTAGAAAAAAAGAACAATAATTATTGGAAAAAAGAGTTACTAGAACCTACTATTATTGATGATAAATTAACTTATACTATAAAACAATTTGATAAATTACAAATAACAAATGGCTTGGGAAAAAATCAACCACAATTGATTATTGAATGTAAAAAAGTTGATTATGATATAGAAAATGGATGTTTTCAGTTTTATTTGGGAAAAATATTCGAGCAAAAAAATATAAATATTGTTGAAGATGAAAAAGATATTATAATAAAACAGTTATTAGAAGAACGAGAAAAGTTACTTGAAATGTTAAACCTAAAGAAATAGCTAGAGTATAAACTCTAACTATTTAAATTAAGAATTATCAGAAATTATTTTCCGATTTGATCAGCAATTGCTTGGATAGATGCATCATCTAAACCTTTAACTTGTCCAACCATTAAACCTTTCATAGCTCCACCATAAGTTCCATCTTGGTAACCTTTTAAAGAAGCAACGATTTCAGCCTTAGTCATATCTTTAATTATTTTTGATTTTCCTAATGCAACTTTTTCACCAGTAGCACCGTGACATGCAACACATTTAGCATAAGGGTTTGCAAAAGCAACACAAGCAGTTAATAAAGATGCAGCGATAATAATTTTTTTCATGATAGATCCTTTTTTTTATATTAAGATAATTGTATTAGATTTTTCTTTAAAAGTTATTGACTTTGGTCAATAAAATGAGGTGTTTTTTAGAAAATAACCAATGAGGTTATTTTCTATTTAGTTTTAAGTTCTTTTTTTAATTCTTCTTTATTGATTTTATTTTTATCAGAAGGAATTAATGGTAAAGATTTCTTATAAATAATTTTAGAAGGAAGCATATAAGAAGCTAAATGATTTTTTAACTCAAATAAAATTTCACTTGAATTTAATTCGCTATTTCCACTATAAACTAATACAATTTCTTCTTCAATTTCTTCATTTTCTATTGAAAAAACAGCACATTGGTCTATAGAAGGAAAAATATTATCTATTACTGATTCTATTTCATAAGGATTTACTCTAAATCCTCTGGTCTTAATCAT
This region includes:
- a CDS encoding SH3 domain-containing protein produces the protein MKKIFKQLSLICLSTILFTACSVKEPTRIEQPKASDIVELSQTANDNFINQNEASKDFFEKFFIPWNAKKVSYPKIEAMWGQSYKNRKVYLENHKLATSEWFDKQIDNSNFDEYNTLVKKAITLKNTNVRVLPTNSVMFYDPTKPGEGFPFDYNQNSLIKLNTPIMVSHLSKDRAWAYIESSTVGGWIEIGNLAFVSEDFISQFKTSNYYISIKEKFPIYDPIFREYVKVATIFPRNGNKFIIAKNDGNQNALISYIDLQEDEVEAMPLAFNSENRIKIMTQLLDEAYGWGGLLNNRDCSSFTQDYFAPFGKFLHRNSKAQTTNGKLLDVSKLSIDEKKKFIKENGVPFSTLVYLKGHIMLYIGTKNDEPLVAHNVWSVRLKDSEGNKYRHIIGKASVTTLEPGKGMKDFDEDNNILGRVTGIVIL
- a CDS encoding c-type cytochrome → MKKIIIAASLLTACVAFANPYAKCVACHGATGEKVALGKSKIIKDMTKAEIVASLKGYQDGTYGGAMKGLMVGQVKGLDDASIQAIADQIGK